A genomic segment from Paenibacillus sp. FSL K6-1096 encodes:
- a CDS encoding CueP family metal-binding protein produces the protein MNNKIVAGTCAVIAAVGIYMYAGSREKEPAEVAGTPASSQMASQDLKQMVADYSARTLTSESASITWAQLIVDSGSPSEVTYDLPEDEFFLSVAPYVDKTHPCAIHSLTGCQGEMADQTFEVKVEAADGKEIMNQTVKSQPNGFIDLWLPRDQNYRMTITHEGKEAQADISTFKNDDTCLTTMQLS, from the coding sequence ATGAATAACAAAATTGTGGCCGGTACCTGTGCGGTGATTGCCGCAGTGGGAATCTATATGTATGCGGGCAGCAGGGAAAAGGAACCGGCAGAGGTTGCCGGAACACCAGCCAGCAGCCAGATGGCCAGCCAGGATCTGAAGCAGATGGTAGCGGATTACAGCGCGCGTACCTTAACCTCAGAGTCGGCCTCCATTACCTGGGCGCAGCTCATCGTGGACAGCGGCAGTCCAAGCGAGGTAACCTACGATCTGCCGGAGGATGAATTTTTCCTGTCGGTGGCCCCGTATGTGGACAAGACGCATCCGTGCGCCATTCACAGTCTGACCGGCTGTCAGGGCGAGATGGCGGACCAGACCTTCGAAGTAAAGGTCGAAGCTGCAGACGGCAAGGAGATTATGAACCAGACCGTGAAGTCCCAGCCTAACGGCTTCATCGACCTGTGGCTCCCGCGCGACCAGAACTACCGGATGACGATCACGCACGAGGGCAAGGAAGCCCAGGCCGACATCTCTACTTTTAAGAATGATGATACTTGTCTTACGACGATGCAGTTGAGCTAA
- a CDS encoding pectin acetylesterase-family hydrolase, which yields MSKMQKILLYTGVGIVSLVGLAVLAVYAFVIQRPATATSVIAEVKPYQWNKVKLGGNTLSSDGSEYFIWTKNGESNNWIIFFSGGGVSWDAKSAAHPIKLMNLLKGTDTGNYFPDIPFYMLTLLGGITDTGNPDNPFHGWNVVYLPYSTGDFHIGNRTVEYAREDGSRFTMRYNGRNNVQSSLDWIYANVEKPGKLLIAGESAGGFGSAFWAPVIAAHYKDSEIYQYSDSSYLRSDKWPEVVEQEWHADFAKNFGYAPEADLIGSAFRENERLMPAGTVLLQSYSVDDEILIHFQNNINDYTGPRDQKVIHTWSEEMRQSVASLADTVPNYYYYLTDYGLDAAKGTTGHTFATRGTFYQAEQDGVKLIKWLGDAVNQHKPYSVGSSFLRGEQP from the coding sequence ATGAGTAAAATGCAGAAAATCCTACTGTACACAGGCGTTGGTATCGTAAGTCTCGTTGGGCTTGCCGTCCTTGCGGTCTATGCCTTCGTAATCCAGAGACCGGCAACCGCTACGTCCGTCATCGCAGAAGTGAAGCCATACCAGTGGAACAAGGTCAAGCTTGGCGGGAACACCCTGTCCAGTGACGGGTCGGAGTATTTCATCTGGACCAAAAACGGTGAGAGCAACAACTGGATCATCTTTTTCTCCGGGGGCGGGGTTAGCTGGGATGCCAAGAGCGCCGCACACCCCATTAAGCTCATGAACCTGCTGAAGGGTACGGACACGGGCAACTATTTTCCCGACATTCCATTCTATATGCTCACGCTGCTGGGTGGGATAACAGATACGGGGAACCCGGACAATCCTTTTCATGGATGGAATGTGGTCTATCTCCCCTATTCGACCGGCGACTTTCATATCGGCAACCGTACGGTGGAGTATGCGCGGGAGGACGGCAGCAGGTTCACGATGCGGTATAACGGACGGAATAATGTGCAGAGCAGCCTCGATTGGATTTACGCCAATGTGGAGAAGCCGGGGAAGCTGCTGATTGCAGGCGAGAGCGCCGGCGGGTTCGGTTCCGCCTTCTGGGCTCCTGTGATTGCTGCACATTATAAGGATTCCGAGATCTACCAATATTCGGACAGCTCTTATCTGAGATCGGACAAATGGCCGGAGGTGGTGGAGCAGGAATGGCATGCAGATTTTGCAAAAAATTTCGGTTACGCTCCCGAAGCAGATCTGATCGGCTCCGCCTTCCGGGAGAATGAACGCCTGATGCCTGCGGGAACGGTGCTGCTGCAATCCTACTCGGTAGATGACGAGATTCTGATTCATTTTCAGAACAATATCAATGATTACACCGGGCCGCGGGATCAGAAGGTCATCCATACATGGTCAGAGGAAATGCGGCAATCGGTCGCTTCGCTGGCAGACACTGTACCTAACTACTACTATTATCTGACGGATTACGGGCTGGATGCTGCAAAAGGAACCACCGGCCACACCTTCGCCACCCGGGGAACCTTCTACCAGGCAGAGCAGGACGGCGTGAAGCTTATCAAGTGGCTGGGGGATGCGGTTAATCAGCACAAGCCGTATTCTGTAGGCAGCAGCTTCCTAAGGGGGGAACAGCCTTGA
- a CDS encoding DUF4830 domain-containing protein gives MRKLSANIAISIVLSVVLLALAGCNNNKNVAGEQSDEQTAADYIETLGYTIVASEGETARYTLEPDRLKSLEDMQLWAVQEQEASTYFGKEITTYQFIVSHHPLEQQYPADEYKISANVMIVDHKVIGGSSAPLSTTENLVVAGGEYSIEGKTLKEIKGMEYSEWLEHWKGRYGLGEE, from the coding sequence ATGAGAAAACTTAGCGCAAACATAGCTATATCCATCGTTCTAAGCGTTGTGCTGCTGGCACTGGCAGGCTGTAACAATAATAAGAATGTCGCTGGGGAACAGAGTGATGAGCAGACCGCTGCCGATTATATTGAGACGCTGGGCTACACCATCGTTGCCTCTGAAGGCGAGACGGCCAGATATACCCTGGAGCCGGACAGGCTGAAGAGTCTGGAGGATATGCAGCTCTGGGCGGTACAGGAGCAGGAAGCCAGCACTTACTTTGGAAAGGAGATTACAACGTATCAATTCATCGTGAGCCACCATCCCCTGGAGCAGCAATATCCCGCAGATGAATACAAAATATCTGCCAATGTGATGATCGTTGATCACAAGGTCATCGGCGGCAGCTCGGCTCCTCTGAGCACCACTGAGAATCTTGTCGTGGCAGGCGGCGAGTATTCAATTGAAGGGAAGACGCTGAAGGAGATCAAGGGAATGGAGTATTCGGAGTGGCTGGAGCATTGGAAGGGGAGGTATGGGTTGGGGGAGGAGTAG
- a CDS encoding helix-turn-helix domain-containing protein, protein MNLREKQKQMTGQIIREAALELFCSQGIERTEMAQIAEKAGVSRRTLYLHYNDKEELAARLYVENLERMFGQLLFDFDFSQPVQSLERILEQYLALREQEEALIYYDAIFGVYYSTLAKNPAELPDFKQAMEVWYSRFLSLEMLSVPLDDQKKWLDTLHKSTHLYFMYLQKAVILTRQRGGVVTEEDRAADRQFKEFILAGVRAT, encoded by the coding sequence TTGAATCTGCGTGAGAAGCAGAAGCAAATGACGGGGCAGATTATCCGGGAGGCGGCGCTGGAGTTATTTTGCAGCCAGGGGATTGAGCGTACGGAGATGGCGCAGATTGCAGAGAAGGCAGGGGTCTCCCGCCGCACATTGTACCTTCATTATAATGACAAGGAAGAATTAGCCGCCCGCCTCTATGTCGAGAACCTGGAGCGGATGTTCGGACAGCTGCTGTTTGATTTCGACTTCAGTCAGCCTGTACAGTCCCTGGAGAGGATTCTGGAGCAATATCTGGCGCTTCGGGAGCAGGAGGAGGCTTTGATCTATTATGATGCTATTTTTGGAGTCTACTACAGTACACTAGCGAAGAATCCTGCGGAGCTGCCTGATTTCAAGCAAGCCATGGAGGTCTGGTACTCCCGGTTCCTAAGTCTTGAGATGCTATCTGTACCCCTGGACGACCAAAAAAAGTGGCTGGACACCCTGCACAAATCCACCCACCTCTATTTCATGTATCTGCAAAAAGCCGTGATCCTCACGCGCCAGCGGGGCGGTGTAGTTACAGAGGAGGACCGGGCTGCGGACCGGCAGTTCAAGGAGTTCATTCTGGCTGGGGTGCGGGCAACCTGA